In Candidatus Lernaella stagnicola, one genomic interval encodes:
- a CDS encoding DUF262 domain-containing protein: MNVLTTFDSTKESLQDIVKSIREGKTQLPDFQRGWVWDDEHIRSLLASVSLAYPIGAVMMLYFPGTVYRK; the protein is encoded by the coding sequence ATGAACGTCCTTACGACTTTCGACAGCACCAAGGAGTCTCTCCAGGATATCGTCAAGTCGATCCGGGAAGGCAAAACTCAGCTGCCTGATTTTCAGCGTGGCTGGGTTTGGGACGACGAGCATATCCGCAGCTTGCTGGCCAGTGTCTCCCTAGCGTACCCAATCGGTGCGGTGATGATGCTGTATTTTCCGGGGACAGTATATAGAAAATGA